The DNA sequence ACAGCATATGACAAGACCCATATTATCAGTGTCACAGTAAATTGGAATTGATGAGCTCACTTTAAAAACTTCTTCCTTTTGCTCCTCTCCATCATTATATTCTGCTTTTTCACTTGTCCTGATCCTCATTATTTTTCTTGCTGGCTGAAGAGGAGCCTTTAGCTTCCAGCTGTATGTCTTGGCCCCTCCGTGTCATCTGATACAGTAAGAGCAGGAAGAAAGCAGACAGTATAAGAGCAACACCTGCCATCAGAAAGCCTGTACCATAGTTGCTCATTTTGTCTATGAAGTATCCTGAAGGAAAAGAGAAGGACTTGTTTATTCACACTAATGTGCAGAAGTCACCCATACCTATGTACCTTCCGGATAAAATGGTCTTTAAACCAACATGCCTTAAAATTTGGGGTTATTTGGGGATATAGAGACCTCTCTGGTGAGAATGTGTAATTGCACCAAGAATGTGGAAGactacttttaaaatgtgtcttGTGGCTAGGGTTGCAAAATTCCGGGAATTTTCAATGTTGGGAAATTTACCATGAGAATTAATGGGTAATTATGGGAATTAGCTGGAATAAAATAGGAATATTCAAGCCTAAAAGTGAGAAACTTACATATAGTTGGTAAAAAATGTACTGAAGCATAGTCTTGGCTAAAACAATTAGATATGATACCAAAACAGCTGAATAATAAAGCTGCTCCTCAATCCCAGGCACATTATGCACTGATGAGCTATTGAGACCACACCCCCTGCACTGTTCATTCCTCCATCACATGTACAGCATATGTCAAGATAATTTCTAGAAACCTGACACTCACCTACTAAAAGAAGATATTTGGACCAAGGAGCTACCTAAAGTCAGGTAAGTTTTGACAAAGTTCATATTGTTATTGACAGTAATagcattgaaacatttaagcaactAATATCAAGGTGTCTCACAGTTCCTTGCTATCTGGTAAATCAGAATAGCTTAATTAGCAATTTCATTTAAGAGACTAGTTTACCAAGGCTAACAGACTAGCAAGAGGCTTACCAAGGCTAGCATAGGCTAGCtacctacatttttttttgcctcaatGGGTTTTTGCAACCAAGAATTCAtacttaattattatttaacattttgaagatCATCAGATTTAGTGTTTTTACActttgacattttatttaacagaagAATGCCACGTGCATCAACTATGACATTAAAGGTGTCATAGTTATTATTTATGTCATTCATGTCTGCTgttgagaaaaaaacaaacaaacaaaagaaacagtACATTGATGATAGTGTATGATATAGTTCCTTAAATTATCCAATATTTTCTATTAATTCCCAAAATTTCCAGGGAAAATTTACATTTGGAATATTTCCAAAGTTCCCGAACTAAAGTTCCCCTGGAAAGTAATTTACTGGAAATATATCGGAATTTTTTGCAACAATAGTTGAGGTACTGTCTACTTTCAAAGCAGATGAATCGGAGAAGTAGTAATTGTGGAGTATTTAGAGAGCGAGCTCAGTCAAAACTCGGTGAAGGCACAGGTGTTAaccattaaaatgaaaaaagattCCTATAATTTAGATTGCTTGTTATAATTGCAAAATCATACCAAAATCTACAGCAATGATAGCTTGGTTGCCTGTTTTAGTAGGTAGTCATAAAAAAATTTGCCAATAGGTGAATGAGCAAATCAAAACTGAGTTTGCCATTTTGATATCTCCATGTTCACAGTAGCTCTTGTATTCAATGTCTCAGTTGTTCAGGTAACCAGCAAAAGGTGCTGGATGTAAATAATTATAGGTCTGTGATATGACCAGAAAAACTCCACAAACACCTACCAGACCAAGCTGTTTTTAGAATTAGTATATTGCACATTGCAGGGATGGTCACACTAGCACATTTATACCATTATATTatcataatattttatttatcctCTACCCACTTTTGGTTAATTTTGTttgttatgattattattatttaatcatCTTAAGGATTGTCACTTTAAGAACAGAATTTTCTTTTTCAGCATAAATGTCGTTATGTTTCTTGGGTTTTGTTTCAGTTTTTCAGTTTAATCAAAAATGATACTTGTTCAAACAAAGTTCAGTCTAAGAAGTTGGTTTCATTTTCACAATTTAAGTCGGCTCAAACACATTCAATGAGACACATGGTTAAGTTGTCTTCTCAGAGTTTAAGGATGGgcagaaacacctgtggatCTTTTCAGATTTGAAGCAAGTGTGTAGCTTGATTTCCTTTTAAAGGAAGCACTCATGTTGCTCATGGTCacagtttttttctttaacttgtatttctttgttttccccttttttaTGCATGTGGAAAATCTCCTGCTTTATTGCCATTTAGATTGGAATTTGAACAAAGTAAAAGGTggtctctgaggttttctgtACACAAATCTACAGTTATTCAATAaatacagtgtagttttgaaGCACTTAAAAGTGTGTGCTTGCACTGCGTTATTTCCCCCAGAGTTGAAGAGTGAATGCACCATAAAGTCATTAGCTTGCAGTACCCTACactcacatttttttcttttcttctgtatGTACAGCTTTGCTCTGAACGATAATTTGAAAACATTAGGACCCAGCACTGGCAGCACAGCTGTTTGATTCTTGTTTGATCTTAGACAGACTTCATCAATCTGACATTGATCTGCAGCGGTTGAGTTGAGAGAAAATGTTTGAGTGAAATGTTTAATGGAACAAACTACACCAGGATGAAGATGCTGCAGCTAATTTGCTGGGTAATTACACCAATCATTCCAGAAGGGTGCAAAGACATTTAGCTTTGAACCTATTGACTGTTGATTTCTCTGGGGAAATGAGGTTGATGGGGATGTTATTTATAACTGACCCACATAACTAATTTTAAAACTAGTTATCTGATAGTATAAGatgaaaaaacataaataaagctCATTAAACATTGCTTCTAAATTAAGAGTATTAACATTAATTGTCACCCTGTGTAGCAGACCACTAGTCACAACAGCATTAGTGGAATCAGGTGTTGATAATGGTTGATTAGTTATACATCATTCCAGGGAATGTTGCACCACAGCCCAATACGTATAGCCCTCTAGCTGGTGCTTGGCTCTAAGCAAAGTAGACTTAAGCCCATGTGCAGCTCCTCCAGAGCATTCCAAGTTTGTACAAGCTGTGTATGCACAACTGAATGTTGGTGTCTATCAGAAATGGGTGAATTTAAAATAGCTTATTTtgtgtaattaaaaaatgtgtctACCTTTCTGTTGCCTCCAACAAATACCTAATacactccatccatccatccattatctgtaaccgcttatccaatttagggtcgcggggggtccagagcctacctggaatcatcgggcgcaaggcgggaatacaccctggaggggacgccagtccttcacagggcaacacagacacacacacacacacattcacacctacggacactttcgagtcgccaatccacctgcaacgtgtgtttttggactgtgggaggaaaccggagcacccggaggaaacccacgcggacacggggagaacacaccaactcctcacagacagtcacccggagcaggaatcgaacccacaacctccaggttcctggagctgtgtgactgcgacactacctgctgcgccaccgtgccgcccctaataCACTCTATCAGTTTAAATTAAGATGTGTTCTCTTTTTTAACTGCTTGACCAGTCACAATTGGATTACTTCACATTTGCATATTTGCAAATTCAGCTTAATATCCTAGCCATTTCTGTCCCATAGCTTCTAGCCCCCAGACCTCAAACTCTTGCAGTGATAAACTCTGGTTCTTAACTAAAGCCCCTCACTCACTTCTGTGAGAAAATAATCAATAAAAGCAGAAGCTATTCTGAGCTGCATGAGCTCAGTGTGAATGCAACTACAGCAAAAACATTTTGAAGAAATGTAGTGGGACATATTTGAAtggaacataaatatatataaatatatgatgtCATTTACACAAGCTTAGCTGATTTCATGAACAAAACATTACCTCTGTCATCTAAAGGCCGTAAAAAATTTAGTTGTCAGGACATAGAGAGGTAAACGAATGCAATTGCATTGCTATTGTATGCCTCCCATTTCTCTCTGCTGCTTTGATTCATTAGTGCCATTGtcctgtgtttttttctgttatattGTAACAGTACTGTTTGTGATGAGGGCTACGTGCCACATTAATGCACTGCCATGAACATTTGGAGAATTACAGCCCTGCAAAACATGGGATAGATTAGGGCTGAAGCAGCAAGTGTGACATGTATTAGGAGCAGCTATGCCAAAATGCAGGAAAAACCATTTATCCAGTGACCAATAATCCATGAAATTAACCcagcagtgacagagagagatagcaataatatatttctttGACTGACATTTGTATAAGGCCATCTCATTTCTGCATTCCAAGTCCTATTGAATATGCTGGAAACCCTGATAACCTGAGAACCCTTTTCTGTTCAGTGAGAAAGTGAAGGCAATTCTGCTGCTGATAATGAATTACATCTATTATGGTCATGAGGGCTGAACCTTCACAGAGAATTGGTGTTCCACAAGTTTTATATAGTAACAGGAGAGCAAGGGGAAGATCCTATCAATGTAAGATCCTATCATCTAATTATTCAAGTGAAACTCTTTGAAACACTTTGAAACTTAGAgtcattattgtcattttactaTATTATTTCCAATTAAATATAAGTTTTACCAAAATCACTGCATTGTTTTCGTAATGAAAAAATGCTAACAAATCCTACCAGAGGAATTAAATATTGCATTTGCCTGCAGATGCCAATTTACCTACCTCtgtattctccatattacaggtcatTGAAGCCTTACAAGGTAAAGCCTTAAGGTAAAAATTCTACCTagttttcatttaatattttatatgtagttgaaatttatgtatgtataaaatctaaatataaaGAATTCAGTCTCTATAGGGGATGTAGACGTACTTTCACTTGTACAATTTCCCATCAATTTATAAAATAACAGTATAACAGTATTTTAGTGTTAGCCTCACCTGCTAAGGGTGGTCCCAGGAGTCCCCCACTGCTACGTATAAGCATGAAGAAGCCTAGTGCACTTCCCAGCCTGTTAACCCCAACCACCTCTGCCAGCACAGTGATGTGGATTGCCACGGTGGCTCCAAACACAAGGCCATAAATGGAGCTGAATATTGCCAGCTGAGTGAAAGTGGTGGCTAATGGACAGAGTAGCAGGACCACACCAAGGAAGATGACAGTCACAGTCAGTTGATGAATGGTCTTCACCAGCTGGAGGTTGGCCACCCAGCCAAAGAGGAGGCGGCCAAACAGGTCCAGGGCAGCTGAAATGGACATGAGGGCAGCGGCCTGGTACTCTTCTATGCCCTGACTACGGGCATATGGCACCAAGAACAGAGCTGGAGCGAAAAAACCTAATGCTGCAAAGACGCCAAACATAGAGTACACCATGAAGTGAGAGTTGGTGATGAGGGTGTAGTCCACATAGCGCAGGACTTTGCTCCTAATAGTTTCTGACTTTCTGCTGGTCTCCTGTAAGTCTGTGTGTGGCTGAGACAGGTCCTCCAGCTCTATTCTGTCCAGCACTGCTGAATGCTGGTCTGAGAGGTCACTTAGGGGTCTCAGCagtgccccacacacacacagattgagCAGCACAGCTCCCAGAAGCAGCATGGCTCCCCTCCAGGAATACACATCCACTAGGAGCTGGAAGAAAGGTGTGAAGAGGAAGGTGATGATGCACTCGCCTGCACTGGCTAGAGCATTGGCCATGGGCCGTCTCTTCTCAAAATAGCAGCCCAGCATCGTGACAGTCGGGGTCCATGTAAGGGCATAGCCAAAACCTGCAGGGAAAACAGTAGAGAGGGCAGTGTGTCACACAACAATGACAACAATAGCAGAGTAAGAATATGGCCACTGGCAAGGACATAAACATAATAACTGGAATATTCTAATGTATGGAAACCTTTTAAAAAGACACATGAAATATGTTATTTCATATGTGAATATTAAATCACAGCCTATCACCTGTGtaataatacaaaatacatttttgggcTAAAGCATGGCTAACTGTCTATGCAATCCCTGGTGATACCGCACCTGGTGAGACCAGGTGTCATGCTCTCTTACAGCATGGGAAAGACCTCTCTAAATGGACCATTACCTCAAATATTGATGACTTGTAGCTTATAGAAAAATTGGGCATTTAAGCTAACTCCTCAAGTTTGCTAAGGTGTTTAATGGCAACATGTTAGCGGCAGTTCAGTGATAGTTTCATATGACTTGGAAATATTTATTAGCTTTGTCAATCAAGCTTGGTAGCATAATGTGATTGGAAGTGTAAACTGGGTTAAAAAGCTCTCTCAATGACACATTAAACTAAACGTAGATTGATATCTGTATTTGCTATAGCGTCAGTCAGGAATAGGCCTGCATTCAGCAAGAGTAGACCATCAGCAACACAGACCATCTACAGTGAAAACTGTCACCACTGAGGCATGGGAGATAAATGAGCTGGGACTAAAATCTGCAAAAACAGAGCAGTAATTTTGTTCTGCAAAGGGGCACAGGTAGAAATCTTAGACCCTCTGAAAATTTAATGTCTCATCTCATTTGTTAATAAAAGGTAGTTTTTGTGGGTCCCTGTCTGTTTAGAGCTCTTGGAATTCTCTTAACCTTTTCTGTTCTTACAGCAACAGAGCATCTGTAGAAATGTAAGTTTGTAGCAGttacaaacaaatacaacagcatctacagcaaaaataatcaaGTAGAAGTGGGAGATAATATCAGTACaatttcttgtgtttaaaaaaataaataaaaatacaggggaaaaaaaaggaataatcaGTAGCACAGTGGTTCACCTTTACACACATTGTAAGTGAGAGTTTAAGTTCTTGTTGAAGAAGGATCACAACAATAATATGCCTTTGGCAAGATTCCCAATGTTACCTTCCCTCACCACTTTTAACTGACCAGGATTAAAGAATATGTTAaatatgtatacatttttaaatcagttttaGGAGTgactcatttaaatattttatttttttgcagtcATGCCTCTCACCCCACTGCAAATGCTTCCCACAGTTTGTATACCCCTAGTGTAGATGCATGTGCCTGGGATGACAAGATCATTTTGAGTTTTGTCTTGAAAATCAAATGCAGTGAAcagaaaaatcaaaacaaatctAAAATTGCTTCCTGCGACTATGTAGATTTGTACAGAGATGtacagtacattcattcattgtggtTTTCATACCTGTTAGGAATCCCACAGTGATGTAGAGTTGGAGCAGGTTTTGGGCGAACGCTCCAGTCACCATGCCCATGCTGCTCAGCAGTCCTCCCAGCATCACCACGGCTCTGTGGCCAAAACATGCACTCATAACTGAGCCAACTGGGGCTacaccaaccacacacacacgcatgcacagaGGAGACACCAGCTATGAAATACTGTACTGCGGAGAGCAAGGCCCGCTGACAGCACATAAAACTATACTACACCACGCAGTGAGAAGGAGAAGAGGacaccatttaatattcacaCAGACCTGCCCCGTTACTCTTCACGCATCTGTGTATTGTTTCACAATCTGATTTTGTCTGTGGCTGTAAGTGACTGAAGTTAAAAGGAATTTGACCAAATCAATGATTACTATGATTATTCATTCTCTACAGCTCAGGAAAATGACTTCCACAAATGTTAAGAGATATCTAGCTTTGCTTTTGCTACAGAAAACACAATGTTGTTCTCAGAGTGTTGGGAGAGTTAGAGGTCGAATTGTCTACTTATTGACATTTTTGGAGCTGAACTTACAAAATTCTAATAAGTCTCTAGCAGAGATAATACAAGCTTGGCTAAGAATGCTAAAGGAGTAGCTGCCCTCTGGTGGTGAAAGATATGGCATCCAATCATGCAAATACAACCATGCTGTGATGCTGGCCCAGCAAATATGGCCAGGGGGACCTGAGGGGGCTACAAACATAATTTAAGATCAAGATAACATTATTAAGCTATTAAATTTGAACTTGGGGCTTGCCTCTGTTGGAACTATGTGCTGAAGAGTGTTAAAGAGCAGCTCAATAGCAGACATGACTGAGGGAATAAATTAAGGCTGTATGCATTATATAAAGCTGCAATAATGTCCTTAACACTCACTGCAATTTGGCCCACAATACACTTGTGCTCGCTTCTATTCTCAGTAATGGAGTTTTAAAAACTTATTTTGTGTTTTGGATGCTGGCATGTTGGTCAGCAGCAAAGAGAGAACAGTCTGTGCTAACTTGTGTTTCTGAACCTTTG is a window from the Hoplias malabaricus isolate fHopMal1 chromosome 11, fHopMal1.hap1, whole genome shotgun sequence genome containing:
- the si:dkey-246g23.4 gene encoding monocarboxylate transporter 2 isoform X1, giving the protein MESAVKRHAAGPPDGGYGWFIVLATFLVFGLTFGVIKSFGVFYVEINHYFATSATATSWITSISIATVHIGAPVGSVMSACFGHRAVVMLGGLLSSMGMVTGAFAQNLLQLYITVGFLTGFGYALTWTPTVTMLGCYFEKRRPMANALASAGECIITFLFTPFFQLLVDVYSWRGAMLLLGAVLLNLCVCGALLRPLSDLSDQHSAVLDRIELEDLSQPHTDLQETSRKSETIRSKVLRYVDYTLITNSHFMVYSMFGVFAALGFFAPALFLVPYARSQGIEEYQAAALMSISAALDLFGRLLFGWVANLQLVKTIHQLTVTVIFLGVVLLLCPLATTFTQLAIFSSIYGLVFGATVAIHITVLAEVVGVNRLGSALGFFMLIRSSGGLLGPPLAGYFIDKMSNYGTGFLMAGVALILSAFFLLLLYQMTRRGQDIQLEAKGSSSASKKNNEDQDK
- the si:dkey-246g23.4 gene encoding monocarboxylate transporter 2 isoform X2, with protein sequence MESAVKRHAAGPPDGGYGWFIVLATFLVFGLTFGVIKSFGVFYVEINHYFATSATATSWITSISIATVHIGAPVGSVMSACFGHRAVVMLGGLLSSMGMVTGAFAQNLLQLYITVGFLTGFGYALTWTPTVTMLGCYFEKRRPMANALASAGECIITFLFTPFFQLLVDVYSWRGAMLLLGAVLLNLCVCGALLRPLSDLSDQHSAVLDRIELEDLSQPHTDLQETSRKSETIRSKVLRYVDYTLITNSHFMVYSMFGVFAALGFFAPALFLVPYARSQGIEEYQAAALMSISAALDLFGRLLFGWVANLQLVKTIHQLTVTVIFLGVVLLLCPLATTFTQLAIFSSIYGLVFGATVAIHITVLAEVVGVNRLGSALGFFMLIRSSGGLLGPPLADDTEGPRHTAGS